A region from the Brassica napus cultivar Da-Ae chromosome C8, Da-Ae, whole genome shotgun sequence genome encodes:
- the LOC106425991 gene encoding flap endonuclease GEN-like 1, producing the protein MGVGGKFWDLLRPYGRHEGSDYLRDKRVAVDLSFWIIQHETAVKGLALKPHLRLTFFRTINLFSKYGAYPVFVVDGTPPPLKSHTRISRFYRSSGIDTTCSLQEGVSVERNKQFCEWVSECVELLKLLGIPVLKANGEAEALCAQLNSQGFVDACITPDSDAFLFGANSVIKAIKPNSTEPFECYHMSDIEAGLGLKRRHLIAISLLVGNDFDSGGVLGIGLDKALRIVRAFSEDEILQRLEDIGKGLKPGVSGGIKSVDDDGEESSSQMKRRLPHCSRCGHPGSKRTHFKSSCEHCSSDSGCIKKPLEFICECSFCSKDRVLKEEKKSENWWIKVCDKIALGPEFPNRKIIQLYLSDIFTEERSSMSWGTPDTEMLVDCMVYNLRWDPSYVRKMLLPMLSTIYLRERARNSNNTGNPLLCDQYEFHSIKWMKTRYGHKSFVIRWRKPISTCGLTAEKPIVVWEEDEEVVEEEDCVVDPLDGLNEPQVQNDNGECFLLTDECIGLVQSAFPEETEHFLQEKKLRESKKKNVCEGGGGAAASSMGAQRSITDFYRSTKAAATPAESIETGGSSIASASAEKKRQASSSSFSKSVRRRLLFG; encoded by the exons ATTATCTCAGGGATAAACGGGTGGCCGTTGATCTCTCCTTCTGGATCATTCAGCATGAGACTGCCGTCAAGGGTTTGGCCCTTAAACCTCACCTGAGGCTCACCTTCTTCCGAACCATCAATCTCTTCTCCAAG TATGGAGCGTACCCAGTATTTGTTGTTGATGGAACACCTCCCCCCTTGAAATCCCACACCAGAATCTCTAGGTTTTACCGTTCTTCTGGAATTGATACTACTTGCAGTCTCCAAGAGGGAGTCTCCGTTGAGAGAAATAAGCAGTTTTGTGAATGGGTTAGCGAATGTGTG GAGCTACTTAAATTGCTCGGTATCCCTGTTCTGAAAGCAAATGGTGAGGCTGAAGCTCTCTGTGCTCAGCTCAATAGCCAAGGCTTTGTGGATGCTTGCATTACTCCTGATAGTGATGCTTTCCTCTTTGGTGCTAACTCCGTTATCAAAGCCATCAAGCCTAACTCCACT GAGCCATTCGAGTGCTACCATATGTCTGATATCGAAGCTGGCCTCGGTCTGAAGCGGAGACACTTGATAGCCATCTCTCTTTTGGTTGGAAACGACTTTGATTCAGGTGGTGTTCTTGGGATTGGTCTCGATAAAGCACTTCGCATTGTCCGTGCCTTCTCTGAAGACGAGATCCTCCAAag ACTAGAGGACATTGGTAAAGGGTTGAAACCTGGAGTGAGTGGTGGAATCAAATCAGTGGATGATGATGGTGAAGAATCCAGCTCCCAGATGAAAAGAAGACTTCCTCACTGTTCTCGTTGTGGACACCCAGGCAGCAAGAGAACTCATTTCAAGTCCTCTTGTGAGCATTGCAGCTCTGATTCTGGTTGCATTAAGAAACCATTAGAGTTTATATGTGAATGCTCCTTCTGTTCCAAGGATCGAGTtttgaaggaagagaagaaatCCGAGAACTGGTGGATCAAAGTCTGCGATAAAATTGCTCTTGGTCCAGAATTTCCCAACAGAAAGATTATCCAACTCTATCTATCCGATATTTTCACAG AAGAAAGGTCTTCAATGTCTTGGGGAACTCCTGATACGGAAATGCTAGTGGATTGCATGGTTTACAACCTGCGCTGGGATCCTTCTTATGTTAGAAAAATGTTGCTTCCCATGTTGTCGACCATTTATCTAAGAGAAAGGGCAAGAAACAGCAACAACACGGGAAATCCCTTGTTATGCGACCAGTACGAGTTCCATTCAATCAAGTGGATGAAAACTAGATATGGGCATAAGTCATTTGTGATAAGGTGGAGAAAACCCATATCTACATGTGGTTTAACTGCAGAGAAACCGATTGTTGTAtgggaagaagacgaagaagtgGTGGAAGAGGAGGATTGTGTTGTTGATCCCTTAGATGGGTTAAATGAACCACAGGTGCAAAATGATAACGGTGAATGCTTCTTGCTAACTGATGAATGCATAGGACTTGTCCAGTCTGCTTTCCCTGAGGAGACAGAGCACTTCCTACAAGAAAAG AAACTGCGAGAGTCGAAAAAGAAGAATGTTtgtgaaggaggaggaggagcagcAGCATCATCAATGGGTGCACAGAGAAGTATAACAGATTTCTACCGTTCAACGAAAGCAGCAGCTACACCAGCTGAAAGTATAGAAACAGGGGGGAGCTCAATAGCTTCTGCTTCTGCAGAAAAGAAGAGACAAGCAAGTAGTAGTAGCTTTTCAAAGTCTGTAAGGCGTCGTCTTTTGTTTGGATAG
- the LOC106426082 gene encoding ribosomal RNA small subunit methyltransferase, chloroplastic-like, with the protein MSVVVTITSTINSSPVPSWVNNNGDNSPSLRETSASFSRRSSKISLLRKKKKVCCGAKSTDDDYHATIKSLNSRGRFPRKSLGQHYMLNSDINDQLAAAAKVKEGDFVLEIGPGTGSLTNVLLNLGASVLAIDKDPHMVDLVRERFAGSDKFKVLHEDFVKSHIRSHMLSFLETRNLSHPDFALAKVVSNLPFNISTDVVKLLLPMGDIFSHVVLLLQDEAALRLVEPALRTSEYRPINILVNFYSEPEYNFRVPRENFFPQPKVDAAVVTFKLKHPRDYPDVSSTKSFFSLVNSAFNGKRKMLRKSLQHLSSSPEIEKALGVAGLPVTSRPEELTLGDFVKLHNVIGRE; encoded by the exons ATGAGTGTAGTGGTAACAATAACATCAACCATCAATTCCTCGCCGGTTCCGTCATGGGTGAACAACAACGGAGACAATTCTCCCTCCCTGAGGGAGACCTCGGCCTCTTTCTCAAGGAGGAGCTCGAAAATATCTCtgctgaggaagaagaagaaggtgtgctGCGGCGCGAAGAGCACAGATGATGATTACCACGCGACCATCAAATCACTCAATTCTCGAGGCCGCTTTCCCAGAAAATCCCTTGGGCAG CATTACATGCTGAATTCGGACATCAACGATCAGTTAGCGGCAGCTGCTAAAGTGAAAGAAGGAGACTTTGTGTTAGAGATTGGTCCTGGGACAGGCTCTTTGACCAATGTTCTTCTCAACCTAGGTGCTTCTGTTCTTGCCATCGACAAG GATCCTCATATGGTGGATTTGGTGAGAGAAAGATTCGCAGGTTCCGACAAGTTCAAG GTTTTGCATGAGGATTTTGTCAAGTCTCACATCCGTTCTCACATGCTCTCCTTTTTAGAGACTAGAAACTTATCTCATCCTGATTTTGCTCTTGCAAAG GTTGTGTCCAACTTACCTTTTAACATAAGTACTGATGTtgtcaagcttcttcttcctaTGGGTGACATCTTCTCTCACGTTGTTCTCTTACTCCAg GATGAGGCAGCTTTGCGATTGGTTGAGCCAGCTTTGCGAACATCTGAATACCGACCCATCAACATTTTGGTCAACTTCTATTCTG AACCGGAATACAATTTCAGAGTTCCTAGGGAGAACTTCTTCCCTCAGCCCAAG GTTGATGCAGCTGTTGTAACATTCAAACTAAAGCATCCGAGGGACTATCCCGATGTCTCGTCCACCAAAAGTTTCTTCTCTTTG GTGAATTCTGCATTCAATGGGAAGAGAAAAATGTTAAGAAAGTCACTCCAGCACCTATCGTCATCTCCGGAGATCGAGAAAGCTCTTGGAGTAGCAGGTCTTCCAGTCACC TCGAGGCCAGAAGAGCTTACGTTGGGTGACTTTGTCAAGTTGCATAATGTAATAGGCAGAGAATAG
- the LOC106426084 gene encoding peroxisomal membrane protein 11C: MSSSSLETTRAELGLLVVYLNKAEARDKICRAIQYGSKFVSDGQPGTAQNVDKSTSLARKVFRLFKFVNDLHALISPVPKGTPLPLALLGKSKNALLSTFLFLDQIVWLGRTGIYKNKERAELLGRISLFCWMGSSACTSLVELGELGRLSASIKKLEKEIGNKDKHQNEQYRAKLQRSNERSLALIKAGMDFVVAFGLLQLAPKKVTPRVTGAFGFASSLISCYQLLPSHPKSKTV, encoded by the exons ATGAGTAGCAGCAGCCTGGAGACGACGAGAGCAGAGCTAGGTCTACTAGTTGTGTATTTGAACAAGGCGGAGGCGAGGGACAAGATATGCAGAGCTATACAGTACGGATCCAAGTTCGTGAGTGATGGACAGCCTGGCACTGCTCAGAATGTCGACAAGTCCACCAGCTTGGCCCGTAAAGTCTTCCGTCTCTTCAAGTTTGTGAATGATCTCCATGCTCTCATCAGCCCTGTCCCCAAAGGCACTCCTCTCCCTCTTGCTCTCCTCGGAAAG TCCAAGAACGCATTGCTCTCTACCTTCTTGTTCCTCGATCAAATTGTCTGGCTTGGCAGGACTGGCATTTACAAG AACAAAGAACGCGCTGAGCTTCTTGGACGTATATCCCTCTTCTGTTGGATGGGTTCTTCCGCTTGCACATCCTTAGTCGAGCTTGGGGAGCTTGGTAGGCTCTCTGCTTCCATTAAGAAGCTTGAAAAAGAGATCGGCAACAAGGACAAACACCAA AATGAGCAATACCGAGCGAAACTGCAGAGATCAAACGAGAGGTCATTGGCTCTGATCAAAGCCGGAATGGATTTCGTTGTTGCTTTCGGTTTGCTTCAATTGGCTCCGAAGAAAGTCACTCCCCGTGTCACTGGCGCTTTCGGTTTCGCCTCCTCTCTTATCTCTTGTTATCAG TTACTGCCATCGCATCCCAAGTCCAAGACGGTTTAA
- the LOC106426070 gene encoding K(+) efflux antiporter 1, chloroplastic-like encodes MESASTIQRPSVFHPATSCVSNRLLSPRRVISTRFWAPTTYHRSHFGHRLRRNAAHLHSSKSICSQAKHIPFGFRISCQSNDSLGNVEFEETNDQFEDKDVTVENETDTLEELRELLHKAIKDLEVARLNSTMFEEKAQLISETAFALKDEAAGVWLQVNKTLDLIRDTVDEQSVAKEALQNATMALSLAEARLQIVEESLEAGGDNAVGEASLESVKRDNLEDQEEEALLAAKDDIKQCQLNLANCEAQLCSLQSKKDELQKQVDKLNDLAETIQINALKADEDVANIMKLAEQAVAFELEATQRVNDAQIALQIADKSLSTSQTPEETQGQLSDEETLLGDEVVLLSNTEDASLQFEIESPIHEDISSVQNTADHLPDKVALKALKLTHPSDSSDLENGKPSVESSKVVESDSEKSKIIGQTKKQETQKDLPKEGSSLNAPKASFNKSSRFFSASFFSSNPDGTTTVFASLVDSVKQQWPKLVFGFALLGAGLTLYSNGVGGNNQLLQQQDVISTSTEDVSSNKKPLIRQVQKLPKRIKKLLAMIPHQEVNEEEASLLDFLWLLLASVIFVPLFQKIPGGSPVLGYLAAGILIGPYGLSIIRNVHATKAIAEFGVVFLLFNIGLELSVERLSSMKKYVFGLGSAQVLVTAAVVGLVAHYVAGQAGPAAIVIGNGLALSSTAVVLQVLQERSESTSRHGRATFSVLLFQDLAVVVLLILIPLISPNSSKGGIGFQAIAEALGLAAVKAAVAITAIIAGGRLLLRPIYKQIAENRNAEIFSANTLLVILGTSLLTARAGLSMALGAFLAGLLLAETEFSLQVESDIAPYRGLLLGLFFMTVGMSIDPKLLLSNFPVVIGTLGLLILGKTILVVVMGKLFGISVISAIRAGLLLAPGGEFAFVAFGEAVNQGIMSPQLSSLLFLVVGISMAITPWLAAGGQLIASRFELHDVRSLLPVESETDDLQDHIIICGFGRVGQIIAQLLSERLIPFVALDVSSDRVTIARSLDLPVYFGDAGSKEVLHKIGAERACAAVVALDAPGANYRCVWALSKYYPNVKTFVRAHDVVHGLNLEKAGATAVVPETLEPSLQLAAAVLAQVKLPTSEIANTINEFRTRHLSELTELCEASGSSLGYGFSRTTTTKPKTQTSDATEENQNIEGSGSLAI; translated from the exons ATGGAATCTGCTTCTACTATTCAGCGGCCGAGCGTGTTTCATCCTGCCACTTCCTGCGTTTCTAATCGCCTGCTTAGTCCCAGAAGAGTAATCAGCACTCGATTCTGGGCTCCAACGACTTATCACAGATCGCACTTTGGTCATCGATTGAGGAGAAATGCAGCTCATTTGCATTCTTCAAAATCAATTTGCTCCCAAGCTAAACATATCCCCTTTGGGTTTAGGATAAGTTGTCAAAGTAATGATTCTCTTGGTAATGTGGAATTCGAAGAAACTAATGATCAATTCGAAGATAAAGATGTGACAGTGGAAAACGAAACTGATACTTTGGAGGAACTCAGGGAGTTACTTCACAAGGCTATCAAAGATTTGGAAGTTGCTAGGCTCAACAGTACTATGTTCGAGGAAAAGGCTCAGCTGATTTCTGAAACTGCCTTCGCTCTCAAGGACGAAGCCGCTGGTGTCTGGCTTCAGGTCAACAAAACCCTTGATCTCATTCGTGACACCGTTGATGAGCAATCTGTTGCTAAAGAAGCTCTTCAAAACGCTACTATGGCCTTATCTCTCGCTGAAGCTAGGCTTCAAATTGTTGAGGAGTCACTTGAAGCTGGCGGAGAtaatgctgttggagaagcgtCCCTGGAGTCTGTGAAAAGAGACAATCTTgaagatcaagaagaagaagcactTTTAGCTGCCAAAGATGACATAAAACAATGCCAACTGAATTTAGCGAATTGTGAGGCCCAGCTGTGTAGTTTGCAGAGCAAAAAAGACGAGCTGCAGAAGCAAGTGGACAAGTTGAATGACCTTGCTGAGACTATACAGATCAATGCCTTGAAAGCAGATGAGGATGTCGCTAATATCATGAAATTGGCTGAACAAGCTGTCGCTTTTGAGCTTGAGGCTACTCAACGCGTTAATGATGCACAGATTGCTTTGCAGATAGCTGACAAGTCTCTTTCCACCTCCCAGACCCCAGAAGAAACTCAGGGCCAACTCTCCGATGAAGAAACTCTTCTTGGGGATGAGGTGGTACTCCTAAGTAATACTGAAGATGCTAGCCTTCAGTTTGAAATTGAATCACCAATACATGAAGATATATCATCGGTACAGAACACAGCTGATCATTTGCCTGATAAAGTTGCTCTGAAGGCTCTAAAACTAACGCACCCTTCTGATTCAAGCGATCTTGAGAATGGAAAGCCAAGTGTAGAGTCTTCTAAAGTGGTGGAATCAGATTCTGAAAAGTCAAAGATTATTGGTCAGACGAAAAAACAGGAAACACAGAAAGATCTGCCAAAAGAGGGCTCttctcttaatgctcccaaggCATCGTTTAATAAATCCTCCCGTTTCTTTTCtgcatctttcttctcttccaacCCAGATGGGACCACAACAGTTTTTGCAAGTCTGGTTGATTCTGTCAAACAGCAATGGCCCAAGctagtttttggttttgcaCTTCTCGGCGCAGG ACTGACATTATACTCCAATGGAGTAGGGGGGAACAATCAGCTGCTTCAACAGCAAGATGTTATCAGCACTAGTACCGAAGATGTCTCTTCCAATAAGAAGCCGTTGATACGGCAAGTGCAGAAACTTCCTAAGAGAATTAAGAAACTGCTTGCGATGATCCCTCACCAGGAG GTCAATGAGGAAGAAGCTTCCCTGCTTGATTTCTTATGGTTACTGTTGGCAAGCGTCATATTTGTGCCTCTATTTCAGAAAATTCCTGGAG GCAGCCCTGTTCTTGGGTATTTGGCTGCTGGAATATTGATTGGTCCTTATGGTCTTTCGATAATCCGTAATGTGCACGCAACCAAGGCCATCGCCGAGTTTGGAGTTGTTTTCTTGCTTTTCAACATTGGCCTTGAG CTATCTGTTGAAAGACTGAGTTCCATGAAGAAGTATGTTTTTGGATTAGGCTCGGCTCAG GTTCTGGTGACAGCGGCAGTAGTTGGATTGGTTGCGCATTACGTTGCTGGTCAGGCTGGTCCTGCGGCAATAGTTATAGGAAATGGCCTGGCACTGTCCTCCACCGCTGTTGTCCTTCAG GTTCTCCAAGAACGGAGTGAGAGTACATCTAGACATGGACGGGCGACATTTTCCGTCTTGCTTTTTCAG GATCTAGCTGTAGTTGTTTTACTGATTCTCATCCCACTTATTTCACCCAATTCATCGAAAGGAGGG ATTGGGTTTCAAGCCATTGCTGAAGCTCTTGGACTTGCTGCAGTCAAAGCAGCAGTTGCTATTACTGCCATAATTGCTGGTGGCCGCCTT CTTCTTCGACCAATCTACAAGCAGATTGCAGAAAATCGAAATGCTGAGATATTCTCTGCCAACACACTTCTTGTTATCCTTGGGACTAGTTTACTGACAGCTAGG GCGGGACTCTCCATGGCATTAGGAGCGTTTTTGGCTGGTCTACTTCTTGCGGAAACGGAGTTTTCCCTGCAAGTAGAATCAGATATTGCTCCTTATCGTGGTCTTCTACTGGGTCTTTTCTTCATGACG GTTGGCATGTCTATTGATCCGAAACTTCTTCTCTCTAACTTCCCTGTCGTAATTGGGACTTTGGGACTCTTGATATTGGGCAAGACTATATTAGTCGTTGTAATGGGAAAGTTGTTTGGAATTTCAGTCATATCTGCAATTAGAGCGGGTCTTCTTCTGGCCCCTGGTGGAGAGTTTGCATTTGTTGCTTTTGGAGAAGCTGTCAATCAG GGTATAATGTCTCCTCAGTTATCTTCGTTGCTGTTTCTTGTGGTGGGAATCTCAATGGCTATCACACCTTGGTTAGCTGCTGGTGGCCAGTTAATTGCATCCCGGTTTGAGTTGCATGATGTTAGAAGTTTATTGCCGGTTGAAAGTGAG ACGGATGATTTGCAGGATCACATAATTATTTGCGGATTTGGACGAGTTGGGCAG ATAATTGCTCAACTTCTCTCAGAAAGACTTATACCATTCGTTGCCCTCGATGTCAGCAG TGATAGAGTGACTATCGCCCGTTCCTTGGACCTTCCTGTTTATTTTGGAGACGCTGGTAGTAAAGAG GTTCTCCACAAAATTGGAGCTGAGAGAGCATGTGCTGCTGTGGTTGCTTTAGACGCACCAGGAGCAAATTACAGATGTGTGTGGGCTCTGAGCAAGTACTACCCCAATGTGAAGACATTTGTCCGTGCACACGACGTTGTACATGGTCTTAATCTTGAAAAAGCTGGTGCCACCGCT GTTGTACCGGAGACGCTGGAGCCAAGTCTACAGTTGGCAGCTGCTGTTCTTGCTCAG GTCAAATTACCAACCTCAGAAATCGCAAACACGATCAACGAGTTCAGAACTCGTCACCTGTCTGAACTAACGGAG CTATGTGAAGCAAGCGGAAGCTCTCTGGGCTATGGGTTTTCAAGGACGACAACTACTAAGCCTAAAACTCAAACGTCTGATGCAACTGAGGAGAACCAGAACATCGAAGGAAGTGGTTCACTCGCCATCTGA
- the LOC106425994 gene encoding LIM domain-containing protein PLIM2b, with the protein MSFTGTTDKCNVCDKTVYVMDMLSIEGMPYHKSCFKCTHCKGTLVMSNYSSMDGVLYCKTHFEQLFKESGNFSKNFQPGKTEKPEQSKTPSKISSIFCGTQDKCAACDKTVYPLEKVQMEGECFHKTCFKCAHGGCMLTHSSYASLDGVLYCRHHFNQLFLEKGNYAHVLQSANHRRTASGNTLPPETTEEVAVEAKEENGDSQS; encoded by the exons atgtctttcACAGGAACAACCGACAAATGCAATGTTTGCGATAAGACAGTCTATGTGATGGACATGTTGTCCATTGAAGGAATGCCTTACCACAAGTCTTGCTTCAAATGCACCCATTGCAAAGGCACCCTtgtg ATGAGCAACTATTCATCCATGGATGGAGTGTTGTACTGCAAGACTCATTTTGAGCAACTCTTCAAGGAATCTGGCAATTTCAGCAAAAATTTCCAACCAG GAAAAACTGAGAAGCCGGAGCAG AGTAAGACTCCAAGCAAGATATCTTCAATCTTCTGTGGAACACAAGACAAGTGTGCTGCTTGTGACAAAACTGTCTACCCTCTTGAAAAG gtgCAAATGGAAGGAGAATGCTTCCACAAGACATGTTTCAAGTGCGCTCACGGTGGCTGCATGCTGACTCACTCCTCGTACGCTTCCCTAGATGGCGTTCTCTATTGCCGGCATCACTTTAACCAACTCTTCCTGGAGAAAGGCAACTACGCTCACGTCCTCCAATCCGCCAACCACCGTCGCACGGCGTCAGGTAACACTCTTCCTCCGGAGACCACTGAAGAAGTCGCCGTCGAAGCCAAGGAAGAGAACGGCGATTCACAGtcttga
- the LOC106426092 gene encoding uncharacterized protein LOC106426092, translating to MANNEIHCDCVIKLRENPKRRKDTVYVGCGAGFGGDRPLAALKLLQRVEELNYLVLECLAERTLADRWLSMSSRGDGYDPRVSEWMSLLLPLAVEKGTCIITNMGAIDPLGAQKKVLEVATHLGLTISVAVAHELHSEAGSGSSFGGQYCYEGGASTYIGAAPIVQCLEKYQPDVIITSRVADAALFLAPMVYELGWNWNDLELLAQGTLAGHLLECGCQLTGGYFMHPGDQYRDMAFPLLQDLSLPYAEIGYDGKLCVLKAEGSGGILNTSTCAEQLLYEIADPSAYITPDVVIDIQDVSFRPLSDCKVQCIGAKPSANTSVPEKLLRLIPKECGWKGWGEISYGGHGSIQRAKASEFLVRSWMEETVPGVDNCIISYVIGLDSLKAASNGAESSWKSCGDIRLRMDGLFKLKEHAVQLTKEFTALYTNGPAGGGGISTGHKMEIVLEKRLVSRGSVMWKTGVEHTNTSESEATEYHFPVSREKMGTTSTDNQNILTRRGDQWTDLSGIHRSPAPFGQKIPLYSVAHSRAGDKGNDINFSLIPHYPPDIERLKLIITPQWVKNVMSVLLSTSSFMKMDAKVPVDGNVSVEIYDVKGIHALNVVVRNVLDGGVNCSRRIDRHGKTISDLILCQQVVL from the exons ATGGCGAACAACGAGATTCACTGCGACTGTGTGATTAAGTTG AGAGAGAACCCAAAGCGGCGAAAGGATACGGTTTACGTGGGATGTGGAGCTGGATTCGGCGGGGACAGGCCACTGGCGGCTCTCAAACTACTCCAGAGAGTGGAAGAGTTAAACTATCTTGTCCTTGAGTGCTTAGCCGAACGAACCCTGGCTGATCGCTGGCTCTCTATGTCTTCTCGCGGCGACGGTTACGACCCTCGTG tatCAGAGTGGATGAGTTTGTTACTACCTTTAGCTGTGGAGAAAGGCACTTGTATTATCACTAACATGGGTGCTA TTGACCCTCTCGGGGCTCAGAAGAAAGTTCTTGAGGTAGCCACTCATTTAGGCCTCACTATCTCTGTGGCTGTTGCTCATGAGCTGCATTCTGAAGCCG gctCTGGATCATCTTTTGGGGGTCAATATTGCTATGAGGGG GGTGCTAGCACTTATATTGGAGCAGCTCCTATTGTTCAATGCCTTGAGAAGTACCAACCTGACGTTATCATCACCTCAAGAGTTGCTGATGCCGCCTTATTCTTGGCTCCTATG GTCTATGAACTAGGTTGGAATTGGAATGACTTGGAGCTTCTAGCTCAGGGAACTCTTGCTGGCCACCTTCTTGAGTGCGGTTGTCAGCTCACTGGTGGATACTTCATGCATCCAG GTGACCAGTATAGAGACATGGCTTTCCCTCTCCTCCAGGACTTGTCACTTCCGTATGCTGAGATTGGCTATGACGGAAAATTATGTGTATTAAAGGCTGAAGGTAGTGGTGGCATATTAAACACCAGCACTTGCGCTGAGCAACTTCTATACGAAATTGCTGATCCTAGCGCCTACATTACACCAGATGTG GTAATTGATATTCAAGACGTTTCTTTCCGTCCCCTGTCAGACTGCAAAGTACAATGCATTGGAGCAAAACCATCTGCTAATACCTCTGTGCCTGAGAAACTCTTGCGGTTAAttccaaag GAGTGTGGTTGGAAAGGATGGGGAGAGATATCATATGGAGGACATGGATCTATTCAACGTGCTAAAGCTTCAGAGTTTCTG GTTCGATCTTGGATGGAAGAAACCGTTCCTGGTGTTGATAACTGTATTATTTCATATGTGATTGGGCTTGATAGCTTGAAGGCCGCAAGTAATGGCGCAGAATCATCTTGGAAGTCCTGTGGAGATATTAGATTACGCATGGATGGTCTTTTCAAACTGAAGGAACATGCGGTCCAGTTAACGAAAGAGTTTACTGCTTTATATACAAACGGACCAGCTGGTGGTGGTGGAATCAG TACTGGACACAAGATGGAGATTGTTCTTGAAAAGCGTTTG GTCAGCCGTGGATCTGTAATGTGGAAAACTGGAGTTGAGCACACCAACACGTCAGAGTCAGAGGCCACTGAATATCATTTTCCAGTTTCTCGAGAGAAAATGGGAACG ACCTCTACCGATAATCAAAATATCCTGACAAGGAGAGGGGATCAATGGACGGATTTATCTGGAATTCATCGCTCTCCTGCTCCATTTGGCCAAAAGATCCCACTCTACTCTGTTGCTCATAGCAGGGCAGGTGATAAAGGAAACGACATAAACTTCTCACTAATCCCGCACTATCCACCAGATATAGAGCGTCTGAAACTCATCATTACTCCTCAATGGGTTAAAAACGTGATGTCAGTTCTGTTATCAACCTCTTCGTTTATGAAGATGGATGCAAAAGTACCAGTCGATGGAAATGTGTCAGTAGAGATATATGATGTGAAAGGCATTCATGCTTTGAATGTTGTGGTACGGAACGTGTTAGATGGGGGAGTCAACTGTTCCAGGAGAATTGATAGACATGGAAAGACAATCTCAGATCTCATCTTGTGTCAACAAGTTGTGTTATGA
- the LOC106426093 gene encoding actin-depolymerizing factor 10 isoform X2, translating into MANSASGMHVNDECKLKFLELKAKRNYRFIVFKIDEKAQQVMIEMVGNPEKTYDDFTKCMPENECRYAVYDFDFTTPENCQKSKIFFIAWSPDTSRVRSKMLYASSKDRFKRELDGIQVELQATDPSEMSLDIIKGRVNL; encoded by the exons ATG GCTAATTCAGCGTCTGGGATGCATGTAAACGATGAGTGCAAGCTCAAGTTCTTGGAGTTGAAAGCAAAGAGGAACTATAGGTTTATAGTGTTCAAAATTGATGAGAAGGCTCAGCAAGTTATGATAGAGATGGTTGGGAATCCAGAAAAAACTTATGACGATTTCACCAAATGTATGCCCGAGAACGAGTGCAGATATGCTGTCTATGACTTCGATTTCACCACTCCTGAGAATTGCCAGAAGAGCAAGATTTTTTTCATCGCATG GTCACCAGATACTTCAAGAGTGAGGAGTAAGATGTTGTACGCAAGCTCAAAGGACAGATTCAAGAGGGAACTGGATGGGATTCAGGTTGAGTTGCAAGCAACAGACCCTAGCGAGATGAGCCTGGACATCATCAAAGGCCGAGTCAATCTCTGA
- the LOC106426093 gene encoding actin-depolymerizing factor 10 isoform X1 — protein MQANSASGMHVNDECKLKFLELKAKRNYRFIVFKIDEKAQQVMIEMVGNPEKTYDDFTKCMPENECRYAVYDFDFTTPENCQKSKIFFIAWSPDTSRVRSKMLYASSKDRFKRELDGIQVELQATDPSEMSLDIIKGRVNL, from the exons ATGCAGGCTAATTCAGCGTCTGGGATGCATGTAAACGATGAGTGCAAGCTCAAGTTCTTGGAGTTGAAAGCAAAGAGGAACTATAGGTTTATAGTGTTCAAAATTGATGAGAAGGCTCAGCAAGTTATGATAGAGATGGTTGGGAATCCAGAAAAAACTTATGACGATTTCACCAAATGTATGCCCGAGAACGAGTGCAGATATGCTGTCTATGACTTCGATTTCACCACTCCTGAGAATTGCCAGAAGAGCAAGATTTTTTTCATCGCATG GTCACCAGATACTTCAAGAGTGAGGAGTAAGATGTTGTACGCAAGCTCAAAGGACAGATTCAAGAGGGAACTGGATGGGATTCAGGTTGAGTTGCAAGCAACAGACCCTAGCGAGATGAGCCTGGACATCATCAAAGGCCGAGTCAATCTCTGA